DNA from Pirellulales bacterium:
CTATCGGAATGGCCCCGCCGCGGTGCGCTATGCGTTGGCGGCGCACCAACGCTTCGGCGCGCAAAATCCGATGGTCCTCGACACGCTCGCCGCCGCCTACGCCGAGGCGGGCAATTGGCCCGCCGCCGAGCAAACGGCCACCACGGCGCTGAAGATGTCGCAGACGCTTTACGCGGCGGGCTATACCGAGGTGCAACCACTCATCGACGGCCTCGAAGCGCGCCTCGCGCTCTACCGCCAGCAAAAACCCTATCGCGTCCCGCTCGGCGTCTGGAAATACCTCGTCGAGTAAGATTAGTGCTGTGTTTCCCAGGCCGGGTGGCACCGACGATGGTGCGGCGCGACGTCGCGCACGGCAACACACTCGAGTCGCACCGTCGTCGGTGTGGCGCAGCAACCAGAGGGTCGATCGGACAGCGCATTTCAGCAGCGCGGCCTCACCACAACGTCGGTCCGGTCGAAACGAACCTCTTGTCGCTGCGCGACACCGACGAGCTTCCGACTTTCGCGAGAAAAGTTTCACCGCCATCTGCGGAAACTCGTCGGTGCTACCCCCCTAGTCCACCCCTCGTCGACTAGCCGCTCGCCGGTGCGTTCGATAAATGATCTGCCGACGGCTCAGTTTGTCACAACCGGCGTCTTCTCGCCGCAGTTCGCATCCCGCGCTCCTTCGCCCTGGCAGCAAGATTGCTTGCCGAGGAGATAGCTGCCAAGGTACGCGAGCACGCCGTCGGCCGTCGCCGGCTGCGCGCGGTAGCCGATGTAGCCGTCGGGTCGCACCACGATCAGCGTGGCGTGGTGGGCATGGTGCGCCGCGTGGATCGCGGCATCGATATCGAGACACGCCTTGATCCCCCCGGTGGCCTCGAGCGCGGCCCCCTGCCCTTCTTCCACAGGCAGCACGAAGAGGGGCGCGATCACCTGGGGATACGCGGCCCGCACCTGCCGCGCGATCGTCGCCAGATTCGCAATGCCGTCTGCTCCCTCCGAACCCGGCAAGAGCAACAAATGATGCTTCACCGCGTGGAGGGCGTTGTGCAGGCTGATGTCCTCGCCCGTCGTGGCACACACGATCCGCGCATCGGGCAGGCGATCCCCCGTCGGTATGCCTGCTCCGCGATGGATGATCTCGCCCGTGTGCCAATCTTCGCGCGACAGCGTCGCGCCACGATAGTTGATGGCCAGCTCGCACAGGGCGTTCTTGATCTTGTCTTGCACAAAGCCGAACGAACCGACGATTCCCGCGATGTGATTGCGGACGAACTGGGCCACCGGGTTGCGCAGCGTGGCCATCGTGGTGACTCGTGAGGCAGCGTTCAAGACCTGATCGCCAATGGCGCTCCGCTCTTCGGAATAGCTGCCGAGCAGGACATTCTCGTCCGCCAGCCCACGCTGCACGAGCGCCAGCTTCCAGGCCAAATTGAACGCATCCTGCATGCCGGTGTTCATGCCCTGCCCACCGGCGGGGCTGTGAATATGGGCGGCGTCGCCGGCCAGCATCACGCGGCCGACGCGATAGTCGCGCACCTTGCGCTCGTTGATGCGGAAGCCGGCCAGCCAAACCGGATGGGTGGCCATGATGCCCGTTGGGCCGCGCTCGTCAATCATCGCCTGCACCTCTTCCAGCGTCGGATCCGCCGGACGCGCCGACGCTGCCGAGGGCCCCAGATCGGCCACCATCCGGAAACGTCCCGGCGTGATCGGGAAGAAAACGAGCAGTCCCTTTTCGTGCCAGTAGATGCTGATCTCATTCTCGGCGATCGGGCCCGAGAGATGCACGTCGGCCAGCATCCAGTCGTCGGGCTCGGCCACGCCTTCGAATTCAAGCCCCAGACCATGCCGCACGGCACTGTGCGCGCCATCGCAACCGATGAGCCACGGCGTGCTGAACATCTCGGTCGTGCCGTCGGCATGACGCAGCTCGCCGGTCACTTCGCGGTCCCCCGCGGTGAAGGAGATCAACTCCACTTCGCGATCGACGACGATGCCTTGCGCCGCCAGATGTTCGCTGAGCAAGCGCTCCGTCTCGCTCTGCGGAATCATCAGCGGAAAGTTGAACCGGCTGGCGATATTATCGATCTCGAGATGGACGTAGCGCTTGCCATTGCCGTAGATGCTCGCCCCGTCGACCTTCATGCCCGCCGCGAGAAACGTTTCGGCCAGCCCCAGGCCATTCAACAACTCGAGCGTGCGGCTCCAGACGACGAGCGCCTTCGACTTGTCGGTCGGCCGGGGAGCCTTGTCGATGATGCGGCAGCGCAACCCCTGGGCCTGCAACGCGGCGGCCATCGTCAACCCGACGGGACCGGCTCCGGCAATGAAAACGTCGGGGCGACTCGAAACGGGCGTCTGGGGCATGACCTTACTCCTGGCGGATTGGTGCTGCGAACATCATAGAAACATAGGGCATTCCTGCCGCGCATTACTACGCCTGACTTGGTCTTGACCGCTACAATCGATTCAAGTGCTTCACCCCCTCTCGATCAAATGCCTGGCCACATTCGATCAAGCGAATACGGCCAGAAAAATTCCTCCTGATTCCACCCCCTGGTTTCCGCCTGGCCCGGGAGTTCGTCGCCACCCTGCCGCGCCAATGGACGTTGATGGGTCGGTCTGGGACTTTCTTGCCCAATCGCCTTCCAAGAGAAACAATGGCGAGTCGCACGTCTCTATGAGCCGCCCATCGCGGCGAAAAAACCGGGAGCACCCACGATGCGCTGGCAGGGTCGACGCGAAAGTTCCAATGTCGAGGATCGCCGACGAATCTCCGGCGGTCCGATGATCGTCGGGGGAGGCCTGGGCACCATCCTGCTGCTCGTCGTCATCGTGCTGCTGGGGGGCGATCCGCAGGCCCTGCTCGAGCAGCTTCCGCAACAGGCCGGCCCCATCCAGCAACAGGGGAACGAGCCCCTCGATCCCGAGGACGAAAAGCTGCGGCAATTCGTCTCGGTGGTTCTGGCCGATACCGAGGACGTGTGGAACGAGCAGTTTCGCCGCCTGGGGCGCGAATATCAGGAGCCGACTCTCGTGCTCTTCCGCGGCCAAGTACAGTCAGCCTGCGGTACCGCCAGCTCCGCCGTGGGCCCCTTCTACTGCCCGCTCGATCAGAAGGTCTATCTCGATCTCGGCTTTTACGAAGAACTCTCCAACCGCTTCGGCGCGCCGGGAGATTTTGCCCAAGCCTACGTCGTGGCGCACGAGATCGGCCACCACGTGCAGAACCTGCTCGGCACCAGCGAAAAGGTCCAGCGCATGCGCGGCCGGGTAAGCGATGCCGAGTACAACGACCTCTCGGTCCGGCTCGAGCTCCAGGCCGATTTTCTCGCCGGAGTCTGGGCGCACCACGCCCAGCGCACCAAGAACATCCTCGAACGGGGCGACATCGAGGAAGGGCTGCAGGCGGCCCACGCCATCGGCGACGATACCTTGCAGAAGCAGGCCCAGGGCTATGCCGTGCCCGACTCCTTCACCCACGGCACCTCGGAACAGCGCGTACGCTGGTTCCGCAAGGGCCTGGAGACGGGCGATATCAACCAGGGCGACACCTTCAGCGCACGACAACTCTAGCCGACTCGACAGCCAGAAGACGAGCCCACGGTGAACGCGGGCCATCGTCGACTCGTTGGCGATCAATCATCCGCAGAACCCACCAGGAAGAAACCTTCATGTCGCAGTCGATTCTCGTCGGCAAGGGTGAACACGAACTGCGCCTGCTCGCGGCCATGGCCAACCGCCACGGACTCATCGCCGGCGCCACCGGTACCGGCAAGACCGTGACGCTGCGCGTCCTGGCCGAGGGGCTCAGTCGATTGGGCGTTTCGACCTTCATCCCCGATGTGAAGGGAGATCTGGCCGGCGTTTGTCTGCCGGGAGAAGAGAATCCCAAGTTTGTCGCCAGGGCCCAGGAATTGGGCGTGCCCGATTTCAACTGGCAGGCGGCGCCGGTCACTTTTTGGGACGTGTTCGGAGTGGCGGGCCATCCCGTGCGCACCACGATCTCTGAAATGGGCCCCCTATTGCTGTCGCGGTTGCTCGATCTCAACGACACACAGACCGGGGTGCTCAATGTCGTCTTCAAGGCGGCCGACGAGCAGGGGCTGCTGTTGCTCGACCTGAAAGACTTGCAGGCGATGGTGCGGCACGTCTCGGAAAACGCCAAGCAGTATTCGGCCCAGTATGGCAACGTGTCGCCCGCCAGTGCCGCGGCGATCCAGCGTGCCTTGCTAGCGCTGGCCGAGCAGGGCGCCGAGCAGTTCTTCGGCGAACCCTCGCTGTTGATCAGCGACCTGATGCGCACGGACGCCGAGGGGCGCGGCATGGTGAATATCCTGGCCGCCGACAAGCTGCTGACCTCCCCCAAGCTCTATTCGACATTTCTGCTGTGGATGCTGGCCGAGCTGTTCGAGCAACTGCCCGAAGTGGGGGACCTGCCGCAACCGAAGCTCGTGTTCTTCTTCGACGAGGCGCATCTCCTCTTCGACGAGGCGTCCAAGGTGGTGGTCGACAAGATCGAGCAACTCGTACGGCTGATTCGCTCGAAAGGCGTGGGCGTCGTCTTCGTCACGCAGAACCCGCTCGACGTGCCCGACGCGGTCTTGGGTCAGTTGGGCAATCGCGTGCAGCACGCGCTCCGCGCCTTTACGCCGCGCGATCAAAAGGCGGTCCGCGCCGCGGCCGAGACTTTTCGCAACGACCGCTCGCTCGACGTCGCCGGAATTCTCACGCAGCTTGCCGTGGGCGAGGCGCTCGTCTCGTTTCTCGACGAGCACGGTTCGCCCGTGCCGGTCGAGCGGGGCAAGATCGCGCCGCCGGCCAGCCGGTTGGGCCCGATTAGCGACAGCCAGCGCCGGCAGATCATCTCGGCCTCGCCCCTGGGCGTGCGCTACGCCACGGCCATCGACCGCGAATCGGCCTACGAGATGCTCAAAGCCCGTGCCGCGTCGGAACTGGACGAAGAGGAAGAAGACGACTCGGGAGTCACCCCGCGCCGCGGCACGCGGAAATCGACGCGCTCCGCCCAGACATCGCGCCCGCGCAAGTCGACCCGCGCCACGCCGATCGAGGCCATGGCCACCAGCGCCGCGCGCTCGCTGGGGACGCAGATCGGCGGCAAAGTCGGCCGCGGACTACTGGGCATGCTGACGGGGCTGTTCTTCTCACGCGATAAGTGAGCCGGCTGGTGCTGTGCCATCGCCATTCGCAACGGAATGTTGCATCATCGGCCGCCAAGTCAGCGTGATGCCCACCCCGAACGACACTGCGCCCAGCACGGCCGGCGCGAGATGCGTCGTATCGGTGTAGCCGATCAACGGATGGACTCCGATCGCCGTGCTGAAGCCGACACCGCCCGCCACGCACAGAGCCTGCCAGAGCGATCGCGAGGGCCTTCCGCACCACGTGCAGAACAGCACGAGCACGCCGCAGGTCAGCACGGCTCCGCCGAAGCCGGCGCGATCGTGGGCAATGAGCGGCACCAGTCTTGGATTGATCGCGTCGAATTCTCGGGCAGTGATGCCCATGTAGGCGAGATCCTGCGGCACGAAAACGGTGGTCATGCCGACGATGAGGATCGTCCCCCCGCCGCCGATCAATCCGAGCGCCGTGGCCAAGAGC
Protein-coding regions in this window:
- a CDS encoding FAD-dependent monooxygenase, producing MPQTPVSSRPDVFIAGAGPVGLTMAAALQAQGLRCRIIDKAPRPTDKSKALVVWSRTLELLNGLGLAETFLAAGMKVDGASIYGNGKRYVHLEIDNIASRFNFPLMIPQSETERLLSEHLAAQGIVVDREVELISFTAGDREVTGELRHADGTTEMFSTPWLIGCDGAHSAVRHGLGLEFEGVAEPDDWMLADVHLSGPIAENEISIYWHEKGLLVFFPITPGRFRMVADLGPSAASARPADPTLEEVQAMIDERGPTGIMATHPVWLAGFRINERKVRDYRVGRVMLAGDAAHIHSPAGGQGMNTGMQDAFNLAWKLALVQRGLADENVLLGSYSEERSAIGDQVLNAASRVTTMATLRNPVAQFVRNHIAGIVGSFGFVQDKIKNALCELAINYRGATLSREDWHTGEIIHRGAGIPTGDRLPDARIVCATTGEDISLHNALHAVKHHLLLLPGSEGADGIANLATIARQVRAAYPQVIAPLFVLPVEEGQGAALEATGGIKACLDIDAAIHAAHHAHHATLIVVRPDGYIGYRAQPATADGVLAYLGSYLLGKQSCCQGEGARDANCGEKTPVVTN
- a CDS encoding neutral zinc metallopeptidase is translated as MRWQGRRESSNVEDRRRISGGPMIVGGGLGTILLLVVIVLLGGDPQALLEQLPQQAGPIQQQGNEPLDPEDEKLRQFVSVVLADTEDVWNEQFRRLGREYQEPTLVLFRGQVQSACGTASSAVGPFYCPLDQKVYLDLGFYEELSNRFGAPGDFAQAYVVAHEIGHHVQNLLGTSEKVQRMRGRVSDAEYNDLSVRLELQADFLAGVWAHHAQRTKNILERGDIEEGLQAAHAIGDDTLQKQAQGYAVPDSFTHGTSEQRVRWFRKGLETGDINQGDTFSARQL
- a CDS encoding DUF853 family protein, translated to MSQSILVGKGEHELRLLAAMANRHGLIAGATGTGKTVTLRVLAEGLSRLGVSTFIPDVKGDLAGVCLPGEENPKFVARAQELGVPDFNWQAAPVTFWDVFGVAGHPVRTTISEMGPLLLSRLLDLNDTQTGVLNVVFKAADEQGLLLLDLKDLQAMVRHVSENAKQYSAQYGNVSPASAAAIQRALLALAEQGAEQFFGEPSLLISDLMRTDAEGRGMVNILAADKLLTSPKLYSTFLLWMLAELFEQLPEVGDLPQPKLVFFFDEAHLLFDEASKVVVDKIEQLVRLIRSKGVGVVFVTQNPLDVPDAVLGQLGNRVQHALRAFTPRDQKAVRAAAETFRNDRSLDVAGILTQLAVGEALVSFLDEHGSPVPVERGKIAPPASRLGPISDSQRRQIISASPLGVRYATAIDRESAYEMLKARAASELDEEEEDDSGVTPRRGTRKSTRSAQTSRPRKSTRATPIEAMATSAARSLGTQIGGKVGRGLLGMLTGLFFSRDK